From the genome of Pelobates fuscus isolate aPelFus1 chromosome 6, aPelFus1.pri, whole genome shotgun sequence, one region includes:
- the ANKRD37 gene encoding ankyrin repeat domain-containing protein 37 — MLLQWNSECDGLSQLMESGSEVNLPADPVGQSPVHLAAGGGEAFFLLWQLQTGVDINQQDCFGEAPIHKAARSGSLECLSLLVAHFARIDISNKEGHTPEDLAMSAGFLECAKYLATVRHTQYTSSQAQSSLQEIKNQTAVMKRGQQCLSLAYGKRRRSDGFM, encoded by the exons ATGCTGCTACAGTGGAACTCTGAG TGTGACGGTCTGAGCCAACTAATGGAGTCCGGCTCTGAAGTGAATCTTCCTGCTGACCCTGTAGGACAGTCTCCTGTGCACCTCGCTGCTGGTGGAGGTGAAGCCTTTTTCCTGCTTTGGCAGCTACAGACTGGGGTTGACATCAATCAGCAG GATTGTTTTGGTGAAGCTCCAATCCATAAAGCAGCCCGATCAGGAAGCTTGGAATGTCTAAGTCTGCTGGTAGCCCATTTCGCCAGAATAGA CATAAGCAATAAAGAGGGACATACCCCTGAAGACCTTGCTATGTCTGCAGGATTTTTGGAATGCGCAAAATATCTTGCAACAGTTAGACATACCCAATATACATCTTCACAAGCGCAATCCTCACTACAGGAAATTAAGAACCAAACTGCTGTAATGAAGCGAGGCCAACAGTGCCTTTCATTAGCTTACGGGAAGAGAAGGAGATCTGATG